From Methanobrevibacter millerae, one genomic window encodes:
- a CDS encoding DegT/DnrJ/EryC1/StrS family aminotransferase: MNIAFSPPDISDEEINEVIESLKSGWITTGPKTKEFERKITEYCGSDRTVCLSSATSSLEMTLRMLGIGKGDEVILPAYTYTATCSVICHVGATPVMVDSQIDSKEMDYDKMAEAITERTKVIIPVDIAGILCDYERIFEIVEDKRELFKADNDIQKAFGRIIVLADSSHAFGAVKKGKTAGNLADFTCFSFHAVKNLTTAEGGAVTWRSHDELNSDKIYKQLQVLSLHGQTRDALEKANNGSWEYDVLLPGYKCNMTDIQASIGLAQLNRYEKLLERRHEIIRKYDGGFKDTRVITPKHVSENFKSSGHLYLARIKDVSLEDRNEIIEKMGERGIATNVHYKPLPMLTAYKNLGFDIKDYPNAYAQFVNEITLPLYSTLTDEEADYIIGNLLEILEEY, translated from the coding sequence ATGAATATAGCTTTTTCACCGCCTGACATCAGTGATGAGGAGATAAATGAAGTAATTGAATCGCTGAAGTCAGGCTGGATTACAACCGGACCTAAAACAAAGGAATTCGAACGAAAAATCACAGAATACTGTGGAAGCGACAGGACAGTGTGTCTAAGCTCCGCAACATCTTCACTGGAGATGACTCTGAGGATGTTGGGCATCGGTAAGGGCGATGAGGTAATTCTTCCGGCATATACCTACACCGCAACCTGCAGCGTAATCTGTCATGTGGGGGCAACGCCGGTAATGGTTGACAGCCAAATCGATTCAAAAGAAATGGATTACGATAAAATGGCTGAAGCGATTACGGAGAGGACTAAAGTCATCATCCCCGTTGACATCGCAGGAATCCTGTGCGATTACGAAAGGATTTTTGAAATAGTCGAGGATAAAAGGGAACTCTTTAAGGCAGATAATGATATTCAGAAAGCCTTTGGCAGGATTATCGTTTTGGCAGACTCTTCCCACGCATTCGGTGCAGTTAAAAAAGGTAAAACTGCAGGAAACCTTGCTGATTTCACATGCTTTTCATTCCATGCGGTTAAAAACCTCACAACCGCTGAAGGAGGAGCCGTAACATGGAGAAGCCATGATGAATTAAATTCAGATAAAATATATAAGCAATTGCAGGTTCTTTCCCTTCACGGCCAGACAAGGGACGCCCTTGAAAAAGCCAACAACGGATCATGGGAATATGACGTTCTCCTTCCGGGATACAAATGTAACATGACTGACATTCAAGCAAGCATTGGACTTGCACAGCTTAACAGGTACGAAAAACTCCTTGAAAGGAGGCATGAAATCATTAGAAAGTATGATGGAGGGTTTAAAGATACAAGAGTAATCACGCCGAAACATGTCTCAGAGAACTTCAAATCATCCGGCCATCTGTATTTAGCGCGCATTAAGGACGTTTCACTTGAAGATAGAAATGAAATCATTGAGAAAATGGGTGAAAGGGGAATAGCTACTAATGTCCATTACAAGCCCCTTCCAATGCTTACCGCATATAAAAATCTTGGATTTGACATTAAAGACTATCCGAACGCTTACGCTCAATTTGTAAATGAAATAACTCTCCCGTTATATTCCACGTTAACCGATGAGGAAGCCGACTACATTATAGGCAATCTGCTGGAGATATTGGAGGAATACTGA
- a CDS encoding DUF116 domain-containing protein: protein MDELTFPYELNGEYYAKVSDFADEFLDYTEKFNFKSDEESLEALCIGVYWYLYGTTALDLNSNIHHALANLAEYRRAFPEDKIFIDELRGKLLTKFLFRPFQKNDEELTSQNLDMLINFLEATGDYMDQIPHFRNFSHDLGDCLELTKWFCRTSGKYLGEYTSNLDEYLKNNGSSHLMEEDVIFYHGHELEYHLNMLGAEIMNRMYRPDYVKRQRKAILLPSCMNSNNKNCRAKEDRLGDVCTFCNPKCNVYKITKDYPDCEVYIISHESTAFKGARKEDKDELGIVGITCVLNLISGGWKASNLSIPPQCILLDHVACKSHWLKEDIYGKINDSELKKKI, encoded by the coding sequence ATGGATGAACTAACATTTCCCTATGAGCTGAACGGTGAGTATTATGCAAAGGTCAGCGATTTTGCAGATGAATTTCTCGATTATACAGAAAAGTTCAATTTCAAAAGCGATGAGGAATCATTGGAGGCATTGTGCATTGGCGTTTACTGGTATCTTTACGGAACGACAGCTCTTGATTTAAACAGCAACATCCATCATGCCCTGGCCAATCTGGCGGAGTACAGAAGGGCATTTCCCGAAGACAAGATATTCATCGATGAATTGCGAGGCAAGCTGTTAACTAAATTTCTTTTCAGGCCGTTTCAGAAAAACGACGAGGAGTTAACTTCACAAAACCTTGACATGTTAATCAATTTTCTTGAAGCAACGGGAGACTATATGGACCAGATTCCCCATTTCAGGAACTTTTCACATGATCTGGGCGACTGTCTTGAGTTAACGAAATGGTTCTGCAGAACAAGCGGAAAATACTTGGGCGAATATACATCCAACCTCGACGAATACCTCAAAAACAATGGTAGTAGCCATCTGATGGAGGAAGACGTCATATTTTACCATGGACATGAGCTTGAGTATCATTTAAACATGCTTGGAGCTGAGATAATGAACAGGATGTACAGGCCGGATTACGTGAAAAGACAAAGAAAGGCAATACTTCTTCCATCATGCATGAATTCGAACAATAAGAATTGCAGGGCAAAGGAAGACCGCCTGGGTGACGTCTGCACATTCTGCAACCCAAAATGCAACGTATATAAGATTACTAAGGATTATCCGGACTGTGAAGTCTATATCATCTCACACGAATCCACCGCATTCAAGGGAGCAAGAAAGGAGGACAAGGATGAACTTGGCATTGTAGGAATAACCTGCGTATTGAATCTGATTTCCGGAGGATGGAAGGCTTCAAACCTTTCGATTCCGCCTCAGTGCATTTTATTGGACCACGTCGCATGCAAAAGCCACTGGCTGAAGGAGGATATTTACGGAAAAATCAATGATAGTGAGCTTAAAAAGAAGATATAA
- a CDS encoding TetR/AcrR family transcriptional regulator: protein MNTKEKIFDVSLDLFSKKGYDSVSLREIAEEVGIKKSSIYSHYSSKEAILMDIFEYFTDLFKYDELLNSKDLLLTADNEILLENPELFYHQGSEAIKDMLSEERNLKIWKLIFIQMHYNENIRLFFQNEILVKPLVFWNGFFTILKEKGIIRADCNPKLLAKEYYSFPIYLLLELCAKYDDIPQSSLDNFFDEAENHAKFLLDCVKVK, encoded by the coding sequence ATGAACACTAAAGAAAAGATATTTGACGTATCACTCGATCTGTTTTCAAAAAAAGGATATGACTCAGTTTCACTTAGAGAAATTGCAGAAGAAGTTGGAATCAAAAAAAGCTCAATATACAGCCATTACTCTTCAAAAGAAGCAATACTGATGGACATTTTCGAATACTTCACTGACCTTTTCAAATACGATGAACTTTTAAACAGCAAGGACTTGCTTTTAACGGCAGACAACGAGATACTCCTTGAAAACCCTGAACTATTCTATCATCAGGGCTCTGAAGCCATTAAGGACATGCTTTCGGAAGAGAGAAACCTTAAAATCTGGAAGCTGATTTTCATTCAGATGCACTACAATGAAAACATACGACTGTTTTTCCAAAACGAGATACTTGTAAAGCCATTGGTGTTCTGGAACGGTTTTTTCACAATCCTTAAGGAAAAGGGAATAATCAGAGCCGACTGCAATCCGAAGCTTCTGGCAAAAGAGTACTACAGCTTTCCGATTTACCTGCTTCTTGAATTATGCGCTAAATATGACGATATACCTCAAAGCTCACTGGACAATTTCTTTGATGAAGCGGAAAATCATGCGAAATTCCTCCTTGACTGCGTGAAGGTGAAATAG
- the mtrH gene encoding tetrahydromethanopterin S-methyltransferase subunit H — protein sequence MFKFDKEQEVFDFAGVKMGGQPGEYPTVLAGTIFYGGHNIISDELTGDFDKSRAEELVNDMASISDVTGNPYIVQVFGQTVEALPKYIEYIGEICDAPFLIDSTSGEARVAGAQYADEVGLTERAIYNSINMAADKSELEALAETNISASIILGFNPMNATVEGKMNMWENGDDGAYEKGLLEVAADCGIDRFMMDTAVTPLGQGAGIAARTSFAEKAKWGYPVGSGIHNVPSAWDWLRDYKKEGNKIAFTVCDIGANIVQVMCAGDFVLFGPIENAKIAFPAVAQTDMFISEAAKPLGTDPVDFHPMNKLV from the coding sequence ATGTTTAAATTTGATAAAGAACAGGAAGTCTTTGATTTCGCAGGAGTCAAAATGGGTGGACAACCGGGTGAATATCCAACCGTTTTGGCGGGTACTATTTTCTATGGAGGCCACAATATCATTAGCGATGAACTGACCGGTGACTTTGACAAAAGCAGAGCCGAAGAGTTGGTTAATGATATGGCATCAATTTCAGATGTAACAGGCAACCCATACATTGTTCAGGTTTTTGGACAAACTGTAGAAGCTCTTCCAAAATATATTGAATATATCGGTGAAATATGCGACGCGCCTTTCCTTATAGATTCAACGTCAGGTGAAGCAAGAGTTGCCGGTGCGCAGTATGCTGATGAAGTTGGATTAACTGAAAGAGCTATCTATAACTCAATTAACATGGCAGCAGATAAATCAGAACTCGAAGCGCTTGCAGAAACAAATATCTCCGCTTCCATCATTTTGGGATTCAATCCTATGAACGCTACCGTTGAAGGAAAGATGAACATGTGGGAAAACGGTGATGACGGCGCATATGAAAAGGGTTTACTTGAAGTTGCTGCCGATTGTGGAATAGATCGATTTATGATGGACACCGCCGTAACGCCTTTAGGTCAGGGTGCGGGAATCGCTGCAAGAACTTCCTTTGCCGAAAAGGCAAAATGGGGTTATCCTGTAGGATCGGGAATTCACAATGTTCCTTCAGCTTGGGACTGGCTGAGGGACTATAAGAAAGAAGGAAATAAGATTGCATTCACTGTTTGTGATATCGGTGCAAATATTGTACAGGTCATGTGCGCCGGCGATTTTGTTCTTTTCGGACCGATTGAAAACGCAAAAATCGCTTTTCCTGCTGTTGCACAAACTGACATGTTCATTTCTGAAGCCGCTAAACCTTTGGGAACGGACCCTGTAGATTTCCATCCTATGAACAAACTGGTTTAA
- a CDS encoding PLP-dependent cysteine synthase family protein translates to MNIEKLVGNTPAIRIDYEYEGKTGSIYTKLEYYNYTGSIKDRMALYIIQNERENGNLKEGQAIVEVTSGNTGISFSAFGALYGHEVHIFMPDWVSLERRKIIEMYGAQVHLVSKEEGGFKKALELAEEFANDIDAYRPLQFDNELNPQAQYNTTGQEIIDAIPDVNAFVSGIGTGGTLMGIGKRLKDNNPESKIIALEPSTLSILKMGMIEGSHMIEGIGDDFIPGIVHENLIDDIVLIHDLDAINMSKRIAKEFGLGIGISSGANFLASVLVDNDDLKIATVFPDDNKKYITTKLSEKVDENPDLLSNRVKLIGFEVI, encoded by the coding sequence ATGAATATAGAAAAATTAGTTGGAAATACACCGGCAATCAGGATTGATTATGAATACGAGGGAAAAACAGGAAGTATTTACACCAAACTTGAATATTACAATTACACTGGAAGCATCAAAGACAGAATGGCCTTATACATTATCCAAAATGAAAGGGAAAACGGAAATTTAAAAGAAGGTCAGGCCATTGTGGAAGTTACAAGCGGAAATACGGGAATTTCCTTCAGCGCATTCGGTGCCCTATACGGCCATGAAGTTCATATTTTCATGCCTGACTGGGTATCCCTTGAGAGAAGAAAGATCATTGAAATGTACGGCGCACAAGTCCATCTTGTATCCAAAGAGGAAGGGGGATTCAAAAAGGCCCTTGAACTTGCAGAGGAATTTGCCAATGATATTGATGCATACAGACCACTACAATTTGATAATGAACTGAATCCTCAGGCCCAGTACAACACCACAGGCCAGGAAATCATTGACGCGATACCGGACGTCAACGCTTTCGTTTCAGGAATAGGAACCGGCGGAACGCTGATGGGAATAGGCAAAAGATTAAAGGACAACAATCCCGAATCCAAAATAATCGCCCTCGAGCCTTCAACACTCTCCATCCTTAAAATGGGAATGATTGAGGGAAGCCACATGATTGAAGGAATCGGAGACGACTTCATTCCGGGAATTGTACATGAGAATTTGATTGACGATATCGTGCTTATTCACGATTTGGATGCAATCAACATGTCCAAAAGAATAGCCAAGGAATTCGGCTTGGGCATAGGCATTTCAAGCGGCGCTAATTTCCTTGCAAGCGTTTTGGTGGATAATGATGATTTAAAAATAGCTACGGTCTTTCCTGATGACAATAAAAAATACATAACCACAAAACTCTCTGAAAAGGTGGATGAAAATCCTGATTTGCTTTCAAACAGAGTTAAGCTTATAGGTTTTGAAGTTATTTAA
- a CDS encoding DUF11 domain-containing protein: MDINSTLGIFLLILALSLTLGAVSAEEVEIDDNQELLSIDSQEDSIALAESNIPTEDDYSADVGVEVTKVSETEDSSRWLIFAYNNGTDIAVNAWVTIKLSDNLRYYDSYAFTGEFDSEYGIWYIGDLDSSDSTGLFINVMPIASGQQYYYIGAEIMSETFDPDLSNNNVLIEWGSKNGTSGNDTGNHSQSDSSAKAISQSLPAAGNPVAVALFAVLTLIGIGGKRKKL; this comes from the coding sequence ATGGATATTAATTCAACACTGGGAATTTTTTTATTAATTCTTGCATTGTCCTTAACCTTGGGTGCTGTAAGCGCTGAAGAGGTTGAAATTGATGATAATCAGGAATTATTGTCCATAGATTCCCAGGAAGACAGTATCGCTCTAGCTGAATCAAATATACCTACAGAAGATGATTATTCGGCAGATGTGGGTGTTGAAGTCACGAAAGTTTCAGAAACCGAAGATTCATCAAGATGGTTGATATTCGCGTATAATAACGGCACGGATATAGCGGTAAACGCATGGGTAACCATTAAGCTATCCGACAATCTACGCTATTACGATTCATACGCTTTCACAGGTGAATTCGATTCTGAATATGGTATTTGGTATATAGGGGATTTAGATAGTAGTGATTCTACTGGATTGTTTATAAATGTGATGCCAATTGCTTCGGGACAACAATATTACTATATTGGGGCGGAAATAATGAGTGAAACCTTTGATCCGGACTTGTCAAACAATAACGTTTTGATTGAATGGGGATCAAAGAACGGCACTTCCGGCAATGATACGGGAAATCATTCTCAAAGTGATTCTTCCGCAAAAGCTATTAGTCAATCATTGCCTGCTGCGGGAAATCCTGTGGCTGTCGCATTATTTGCCGTGCTGACGTTAATTGGTATCGGAGGTAAGAGAAAGAAATTATAA
- a CDS encoding DUF11 domain-containing protein: MLVLALSLTLGFVSAEDVATDGASDVLAADDNVVVEEAPVEEAPVDEEGQAAGGDVAGPGVPPGVELADVGVIVTPLFYSENDTVWSVFAYNYGPDTAKNAYVQLDCSDNLVCVDFAGTGGEFDYEKGIWYLGDMPAMSYAELLIEMLPIDKGPYFVDAAIKSDTFDPFLGNNYDIAYMGLESVASAAEETLPATGNPLAMALLALVAVGVGGIRRLF, from the coding sequence ATGTTAGTCCTTGCATTATCTTTGACATTAGGTTTTGTTAGTGCTGAAGATGTTGCAACCGACGGTGCATCAGATGTTTTAGCAGCTGATGATAATGTAGTCGTCGAAGAGGCTCCTGTCGAAGAGGCTCCTGTCGATGAAGAAGGTCAAGCCGCTGGTGGCGATGTCGCTGGCCCAGGCGTTCCGCCAGGTGTGGAATTAGCCGATGTTGGCGTAATTGTTACCCCATTATTCTATTCTGAAAACGATACCGTTTGGAGTGTTTTCGCATATAATTATGGTCCAGATACAGCTAAAAATGCTTACGTACAATTAGATTGTTCTGATAATTTAGTATGTGTAGATTTTGCTGGTACTGGCGGTGAATTTGACTATGAAAAAGGAATTTGGTATCTTGGAGACATGCCTGCCATGTCATATGCCGAATTATTAATCGAAATGTTACCTATTGATAAAGGTCCATATTTCGTAGATGCAGCAATTAAAAGTGACACTTTCGATCCTTTCTTAGGCAACAATTATGACATTGCTTACATGGGATTAGAATCAGTCGCTTCCGCTGCTGAAGAAACATTACCTGCAACCGGTAACCCGTTAGCTATGGCATTACTCGCTTTAGTTGCAGTTGGTGTAGGTGGAATTAGAAGATTATTCTAA
- a CDS encoding MarR family transcriptional regulator, with product MDDKEKVIEAFRSSEEPLNAKKVSEISGVDKKEVDKIMKELKKDDTIVSPKRCYWTLAEK from the coding sequence ATGGATGACAAGGAAAAAGTTATTGAAGCATTCAGAAGTTCTGAAGAACCTTTAAACGCCAAAAAGGTCAGTGAAATCTCAGGCGTTGACAAAAAGGAAGTCGACAAAATCATGAAGGAATTGAAAAAGGACGATACAATCGTTTCACCTAAGAGATGTTACTGGACTTTAGCTGAAAAATAG
- a CDS encoding GNAT family N-acetyltransferase, whose translation MILKSERLILRPWKESDAEALYELAKNPKIGPVAGWPPHKSVEESLNIINTVFSKRETYAIVKDSHPIGCVGLLFGDDANHEWGEGSAELGYWIGEEYWGKGYAFEASQALIKKAFSELNVKRIFASYRIENTQSKRVLEKLGFEYLREMKNTNYLNEEFRETAMILEY comes from the coding sequence ATGATTTTAAAAAGCGAGAGACTTATTTTAAGGCCCTGGAAGGAAAGTGACGCTGAAGCGTTATATGAACTTGCAAAAAATCCCAAAATAGGACCTGTTGCAGGCTGGCCGCCACACAAAAGCGTTGAAGAAAGCCTAAATATCATAAACACGGTCTTTTCAAAAAGGGAAACCTATGCGATTGTAAAGGATTCACATCCAATCGGCTGCGTTGGACTGCTTTTCGGTGATGACGCCAATCACGAATGGGGCGAAGGCTCAGCGGAACTCGGATACTGGATTGGAGAGGAATACTGGGGAAAAGGATATGCCTTTGAAGCGTCACAGGCATTAATTAAAAAGGCTTTCAGCGAACTGAATGTGAAAAGAATCTTTGCAAGCTACAGGATTGAAAACACACAGTCAAAAAGGGTTTTGGAAAAGCTGGGATTTGAATACCTCCGTGAAATGAAAAACACAAATTACTTAAATGAAGAATTCAGAGAAACAGCTATGATACTTGAATATTGA
- a CDS encoding dihydrolipoyl dehydrogenase family protein: MDYDVIYIGSGNAAWQGGRFLRKAGLKVLIIEESLYGGTCANRGCNSKALLDAPYEIKALGDNFEGVGKAGNFEVNWPELMKYKQKRIAGMSIFLDNKFDEYDLDVAHGKGVIVDEHTVKVGEKKFTTDKIVICTGLKPVIPDIKGREYLHDSTDFLDIADLPKHTIIIGAGFVGMEFASILAEAGLTADVIVRGDMALKYFHQPYVQNVIEILKEKNIRFHFNEQVKEVLCDVEIENPKEKVLNVVQGMNSDETLRDPEAKVDNKAYENAFTVNCESGLSLKGDYVIAAMGRTANVEDIGLENVGLTYTKQGIKVNGHLQTAVENIYASGDVADTGIAKLVTVAIHHSKYLAKEILGEASEITYPVIPAVAYTIPRIATVGVPAYVGEKSDEYDVHTIRYGRSYSLELKNDLTAEAKVIVDKDLQIVGAEIYAADAENVANMFAFIINQKISLEELDNMIYAFPSSSSVCLYKLHKIHYKF; the protein is encoded by the coding sequence ATGGATTATGATGTAATTTATATTGGAAGCGGAAACGCAGCATGGCAAGGCGGACGATTTTTAAGAAAAGCAGGCCTAAAAGTACTGATTATCGAAGAAAGCCTATACGGCGGAACATGCGCAAACAGAGGCTGCAATTCAAAGGCTCTTCTTGATGCGCCATATGAAATCAAGGCGCTTGGAGACAATTTCGAAGGCGTCGGAAAAGCAGGAAACTTCGAAGTAAACTGGCCGGAACTGATGAAATATAAACAGAAAAGGATTGCTGGAATGTCAATCTTTCTGGACAACAAGTTTGACGAATATGATTTGGACGTTGCCCACGGAAAAGGAGTTATAGTCGATGAACACACCGTTAAAGTGGGAGAAAAGAAGTTCACAACCGACAAGATTGTCATATGTACCGGCCTCAAACCTGTCATTCCAGACATTAAGGGGCGTGAATATCTCCATGACAGCACTGACTTTTTAGACATTGCGGATCTTCCAAAACACACCATCATCATCGGTGCCGGCTTTGTGGGAATGGAATTCGCATCAATACTGGCCGAAGCAGGCCTTACAGCTGACGTTATCGTAAGGGGAGACATGGCTTTGAAATACTTCCACCAGCCTTACGTTCAAAACGTGATTGAAATCCTGAAGGAGAAAAATATACGTTTCCATTTCAACGAGCAGGTAAAGGAGGTTCTCTGTGACGTTGAAATCGAAAATCCTAAAGAGAAAGTCCTTAATGTGGTTCAGGGAATGAACTCAGATGAAACACTAAGGGATCCCGAAGCCAAAGTGGACAATAAGGCCTATGAAAACGCATTTACGGTAAACTGCGAAAGCGGATTGAGTTTAAAAGGAGACTACGTCATTGCGGCCATGGGAAGAACTGCAAACGTGGAAGACATCGGCCTTGAAAACGTTGGGCTAACATACACCAAACAGGGAATCAAGGTTAACGGACACCTGCAGACTGCCGTTGAAAACATTTACGCTTCAGGAGACGTTGCCGATACCGGAATAGCCAAGCTCGTAACCGTTGCGATACATCACTCCAAATACCTTGCAAAAGAGATTCTGGGCGAAGCTTCTGAAATCACTTATCCAGTGATTCCTGCCGTTGCATATACGATACCTAGAATAGCTACCGTCGGCGTTCCCGCTTACGTTGGCGAGAAAAGCGATGAATATGACGTTCACACAATTAGATACGGAAGGTCATACTCTTTAGAGCTTAAAAACGACCTGACGGCTGAAGCCAAAGTCATTGTCGATAAGGATTTGCAGATTGTAGGTGCTGAAATATATGCTGCAGACGCCGAAAACGTGGCGAACATGTTCGCATTCATTATCAATCAAAAGATCAGCCTTGAAGAGCTTGACAACATGATTTACGCATTCCCTTCAAGCAGTTCAGTCTGTCTTTATAAATTACACAAGATTCATTACAAATTCTGA
- a CDS encoding DUF169 domain-containing protein, giving the protein MESYISDSMGMRFPPIVLLKSDTKPDDAIGPKPGKGGCVMSFVAQCIAKRKTTYFGRENITCGGVSVGFGWGDGFADEDAMDFQATFLSCGIESAPDKEAYQKRLDNMPRVSEMFREGERIFCDFKTAKENIKNRPVYDDGQYVIFKGIENLKDDDEPKSVIFTLNPMELTILIQLNTSFRTENACLLTPQASSCQSIGCYVFREDESDDPVPVLGPIDLAGRSKTKHFIPNDYLTLAMPWKLFMKLEKISKKSVIQTELFRKYFNDG; this is encoded by the coding sequence ATGGAAAGTTATATTTCAGACAGTATGGGGATGAGGTTTCCTCCAATTGTTCTTTTAAAGTCAGATACAAAACCCGATGACGCCATAGGGCCTAAGCCCGGCAAGGGCGGATGCGTAATGAGTTTTGTAGCCCAGTGCATCGCCAAGAGAAAAACCACATATTTCGGAAGGGAAAACATCACCTGCGGCGGTGTTTCTGTAGGATTCGGATGGGGAGACGGCTTTGCCGATGAGGACGCAATGGACTTTCAGGCAACCTTTTTGTCATGCGGAATCGAATCCGCTCCCGACAAGGAAGCCTACCAGAAGAGACTGGACAATATGCCAAGGGTAAGCGAAATGTTTCGTGAAGGGGAGAGAATATTCTGTGATTTTAAAACCGCCAAGGAAAACATCAAAAACAGGCCGGTTTATGATGATGGCCAGTACGTTATCTTTAAGGGAATTGAAAACTTAAAAGATGATGATGAGCCAAAATCCGTAATATTTACGCTGAATCCGATGGAACTGACCATATTAATTCAATTAAATACTTCATTCAGGACAGAAAACGCATGCCTTCTGACTCCCCAGGCATCTTCATGCCAGTCAATCGGATGCTACGTTTTCAGAGAGGATGAAAGCGACGATCCAGTACCGGTTTTGGGACCGATTGATTTGGCAGGAAGGTCAAAGACAAAGCATTTCATTCCAAATGATTATTTGACGCTGGCCATGCCGTGGAAGCTCTTCATGAAACTTGAAAAAATCAGCAAAAAGAGTGTCATTCAAACAGAACTCTTTAGAAAATATTTTAATGACGGTTAG